A genomic segment from Streptomyces sp. NBC_00237 encodes:
- a CDS encoding aldo/keto reductase encodes MPLRPTLTPTASAAGTWKLGGDLPVNRLGYGTMRLPQTGPALDVTSPPRDRDQAVALLRRAVELGVNHFDTAAFYFSSTHSSNDLLRAALSPYADDLVITTKVWPHRTPSGEWWYAEPHQLRDQVQDNLRALGRDRLDVVNLRIPRSTSTGSVAEHFGALAELREEGLIRHLGLSNVTAAHLAEAQAIAPVVCVQNPYGPGAAPEETALLRSCGEQGIAFVPFYAIAGAGRETGATGTEDSRVLAVARAHQVSPAQVRLAWTLQQGPHVLAIPGTGDPGHLTANVAAASLRLCAEDMALLASPTDTVPA; translated from the coding sequence ATGCCCCTCCGCCCCACCCTCACTCCCACCGCTTCCGCCGCCGGCACCTGGAAGCTCGGCGGGGACCTCCCCGTCAACCGCCTCGGTTACGGCACCATGCGCCTGCCCCAGACCGGCCCCGCGCTCGACGTCACCTCGCCCCCGCGCGACCGCGACCAGGCCGTCGCCCTCCTCCGCCGGGCGGTCGAGCTCGGCGTGAACCACTTCGACACCGCCGCCTTCTACTTCTCCTCCACGCACTCCTCCAACGACCTGCTCCGCGCGGCCCTCTCCCCGTACGCCGACGACCTCGTCATCACCACCAAGGTGTGGCCGCACCGCACCCCGTCCGGCGAGTGGTGGTACGCCGAACCTCACCAGCTCCGCGACCAGGTCCAGGACAACCTCCGCGCGCTCGGCCGCGACCGGCTCGACGTCGTCAACCTCCGCATCCCGCGCAGCACGTCCACGGGCTCCGTCGCCGAGCACTTCGGTGCCCTCGCCGAACTCCGCGAGGAGGGCCTGATCCGCCACCTCGGCCTCTCCAACGTCACGGCCGCTCACCTCGCCGAGGCCCAGGCCATCGCGCCGGTGGTCTGCGTCCAGAACCCGTACGGCCCCGGGGCGGCCCCCGAGGAGACCGCGCTCCTCCGCTCCTGCGGCGAACAGGGCATCGCCTTCGTGCCCTTCTACGCCATCGCGGGCGCGGGCCGGGAGACGGGTGCGACGGGCACGGAGGACTCCCGCGTCCTGGCCGTGGCCCGCGCCCACCAGGTCTCCCCCGCCCAGGTCCGCCTGGCCTGGACCCTGCAACAGGGCCCGCACGTCCTGGCCATCCCGGGCACGGGCGACCCAGGTCACCTCACGGCGAACGTCGCCGCCGCCTCGCTGCGGCTCTGCGCGGAGGACATGGCCCTGCTGGCCTCCCCCACCGACACCGTCCCGGCGTAG
- a CDS encoding DUF397 domain-containing protein, with translation MPSTNNWQKSSFSGTGDDNNCVELAASATSSHLHLRESEDPGVVLTTGPAPLHSLLKAVKRGLGHQA, from the coding sequence GTGCCTTCGACGAACAACTGGCAGAAGTCCTCGTTCTCCGGAACCGGGGACGACAACAACTGCGTGGAGCTGGCTGCATCCGCCACCTCCTCCCACCTCCACCTCCGCGAGAGCGAGGACCCGGGGGTGGTCCTCACCACCGGCCCCGCCCCGCTCCACAGCCTGCTGAAGGCGGTCAAGCGGGGGTTGGGGCACCAGGCGTAG